ATTACTAGTACATCCATGGAGAAAGATCTGAATAACATAAGACAGGCATTGGATTGGAGCCCCCGGGCAAGAGGCGACAAGGTAGAGACCAAGGATAACAGGAAAACGCACAACAGAAGCAGAACTGAAAGCTATCAAAGTGACATGGGAAGAAGCTAAGACTGAAGAAGGAGACCAGCAACAAAGGAAGACAGCGATGAAGGCACTATGTTCCATGTGGAATATAGAGGCATAAACATAAGAAGGCCAAGGAAGTGTTTGTGATTTTCCCCTCTAAAATGACAATGGTTTGTTTTTCAAGACAAATAAACCTTTCATTGCAATGTTTGCAACTCAAACATTGGAGCATTGAGCTTgtaaatatgaaattaatttaACGTGGATTATCAAAATAGAAGTGAAATCAAATGGTCTATTTGCATTGTCTCAGCCAAGTGAACTGcaaaattttaagaaaaagccCACACACATTTTCCTCTTATTGCAGGAAGAATTTAGGGGGGAAATCAGCCCAACAACAGCTACAGTTTAAAACATGTTTAATGTGCAAGTCAAAAGTTTTAAGCCTCCGCTAGCAgaaatatgtaattttaaaataggattaaaattcaaaatcagcCACCACAATGTCCTTGAAAGAATCCAATGGGCAATCTGAGTaagaatgaaaaaatgaaaaagctccGAGCGCCTTTTTTATTTACTGCACAAAGGATGTTTTACTTTCACAACACAGAGAGTGAAGAACATTTCCATGGAGCAGGGCGCCTATGTCTCAGTTCAGCAGGAGATCATAATTAACAAATAGACCCTGTGCACATTACACCAAGAAGTGGATCTGCAGCAACAAATGGCAGTATTGCTTACGTAACAATCACGCACTATGATGCTTATCCAGTAATGCCATCTAGTGCTCAGAGAGGCACTGGACAATCATAGAAGTAACTCATCTACCATACTCACAAAAATTCACTCTTCGTGGAGCCGGGTCGTTATCTGGCTCAAAAGTATTAAAGTATCTTTGACTCTGACCACCCTTTGTAGCAACCACAGCATCTAGTAGTTAAACCAGGGATTGAAAGTCAAGACTAGTGGGTTCTAATCTTGTCTCTGCCTTTGATTTGCTTTGTAGCCTTCAGCAAATCACCTTCTGTGTctcagggcttgcctacactaaACATGCTATAATGGCACAGCTGAGCCGCTGCAGCACTTCAGGGCAAACATTACCTATACCAAcaggtaatgcatccgatgaagtgaggtgtagctcatgaaagcttatgctcaaatatatttgttagtctctaaggtgccccaaggtcCTGTTCTTtctgagaatacagactaacacggctgctactctgaaaccaacaggaAGGGTTCTCTCATCCATGGAGGTACTCCACCTCACAGACAAATGGTAGCTAGGtctatggaaaaattcttctgtcaacctagcactatCTACCCAGGGATTTAGGTCAGCTTAatgccactcaggggtgtggatttttcacacttctatactagaaaattagattggtTTAACTATGGCAGTCAGACCAGGCCACAGTTTCTATCTCAGGTGCTGGGAGGCTGCatggtttgtaaagcactctattatccttcaacaaaaagagTGGAAGGTATTATATGAAATACAACAGTTGGGGAACTCAGATCTTGCTGAAACTAATTACCTGACTCACacagccaggaagccctcagCTTTATAAACAGAGGAGAAAATATTGTCATATACAAGAGCATTTGCTGTAATAACTGCCAACATAAAATGATATAGCACATCAGATTTTTAACAAGAACATCCGTAAAACCTTCCTCGATCAAGAATAAGTCTGGTAAGTGCAAAAGAGACTGCGTTTACCTGGTTGGGATGCAAGCAGACACAATTAATAGGAGCATTCACTTGGAAAATGCGTTGGCACTGAAGGTTACGTGATCTGGCAACAAAATGAACACAAACAAGGGAAGTCAGATGAGATGAGAGTTTAAACTAAGATCTTCCATTTCTTTGATTTGCTTTGTGGCCTTGAACAAGTCACCTTACTTCTGGATCTTAGGgttgtttacatttaacactgcaGCGGTATTTACCCAGAGCAGCTGTTTGACAGCACATACCACCACTACACAATAGCAGGATGTGAAGAATTCCATTTCCAGCTGAAACTTCAGAAGGGATTTTAGGGAGACAGAATGCAATTACTGTGACACAGAGACCCTTTGACAAAAGGTCCCCTATTCTTTGTAAACAACTCTCACCTGACCAACTCATTACACCAAACATGTCatacaggatatttatccatagtAACATATAAGGTACCTACTGAAAGCTCATAACTTGTCTAGAGTCATAATCATGGTGAGATGTATATATAGGTAATGTTTAAGGAAGAATATTGAAaatatgctttatggacttggagcAAAACATAGCCACCGGAGTAACAGGTATCAGGGATGGTACATTCAGGCAGGAGTGAGTTGTCACCCAGCCGTTTAGCTGGTGATGCAATGCAAGGCTCAACTGCTTAACCTTGCCAATACCAAGCCTTTCAATGGACAAACATCAAAGACAACTGCAATCAATCAAACCCTCTGGAaggtaaaaaaggaacattataaCATGAGGTTTTCCCTGACTATGAACAGAAACAAAAGACTATTTCAGTAtaacccagagaagggggagGTCCTCTGTATCCTTTTACTGAAGAGACATCTTAGGGGGCAGGGATGTTCTCATGAAAAATTGGATCTTAGTTCTTTGTGAAGCCtactagctctgccacagactaaaCTCAGGCGACAAAgcctactttattagataggaaagggaCCTACTCATGAGTATAGACCCAGGCTCACACTTGACgctcttcttttgttttgtaaaccatttgtttccaccactctctcttgtttctagttaaaAATCTGTATTCTTTCTTACAGTAAAACAAAGGTAGGTTTATGTAAATGCTGTGTAGTTTACAGGAGAAGAGGTTTAAAGTAAAACTGGGGCACAGGATCTAGGATTCTTGAGTAGCGTGTGTCAAGAGCTGGAAAGCACAGAAAATAATTCAAAGGAATTCAGTGACTGGGGTACACTCACGGTTAACTTTCAAGACAGCCCATAGGAGAGTGCTCGAGTCACTGAAAGGCTGGTGCTGTGAGGGAGCTGATCCCCACCCAGGCACAGGTAAGACTCCCTGACACTGGGGCAGAAGGTAACAGAGTAATTCACAGTTACTCCAACTGGAATTAGCCCAGAACACTAGGGTTAACACTCCTCTCTTGTTAAAGGTACTTTGGAATCTCTAATGATCAAAACTGGCcaggaccttggttttacatCTCTTTCAAATAAGGCACCTCCAGGAGCCCCACGGCATCATTACTGGTTCAATATCGATTCTGGGAAAAGACCGCTACCTCCTGAATCCCCAGGGCAACTTCACGTGGCACCTGGCATTTCCTTGGAGacctcccatccaagtactgaccaGTGTCAACCTTGCTTAGCCTAGGAGATTTCATAAGCTCAAAGCCCAAGGACATTTATGGAAACCTCAACTCTCTTCGGAGTTTTGTCCCAagtggcccagcacagggaggtgGGCTGACATCAGCAGTTACCTCAGGTCCCATATCCTAGCCATACAGTCTTCTCCTCCCGTGTACATCCAACGACCATCTTCGTGGAATCCAACAGAAGTAATGTTCTTACTTACGCCATCATAATTAATGACAGGGTTGGGGTTATTAGAGTTCAGATCATACATTCGAATGTGCTGGTAACCTGGGCGACAGAAATATGAATGCTAATAGTCAGACACTCTGCATGTTTGGCTTCTGTCAGAAAACTGCCAAAGCCCTATTCCACAACCGCCCCGCTTCGGGGCCACTAAAACACAGTAAAGGGAAATTTCACCATTTCACTCACCTCAGCAGTCTGCAACTCAAAAACTGCAGAAGCGCTTCTCACAGGGATTATAGTGAGACATGCTCATGAAATAAATGACAATTGGCATTTCTGAGCCGATTGTTGGTGGCCAACTGGAAATTAAAATTGCATCATGTGCAGTTAGGGCTAAATTACAACAAGGGTAGTGGGGACCACCAATATCAGAGGCTGTAGAACAGTTTCAACTCTGCAGGCAtgagaaaaggggggggggggagaagcccaACAGCAAGACTCACCTGCAGCAGCAATCATGCTGCGGTCTGGGGTGATCTCCAGAGCATTTACTTGCTAGCAGCACCGGTTAAGGTTAACAAAGAGAGCAATTAGCTCTCAAGCAGAACAAAAGTGTTATCTCAAATTCACACTGCCCTTAGAAAAGTACGGTTAACAAAGACTTTCTGACCAGTGGACCTTTCTTTAGGGATTATCCATTTTGGAAAAGGGGCACTTTAACACACTATGATGTGTCAGGAGATTTTCAAATCAAAAGAATTCTCCTGTTTAGACCTTTAGTCTCACACTGACTCTGTTTCaaacatgtttatttaaaaagtggGACATAAAAAAGTCAGCTCCTCAGACATAGCATAGTTAGATGTTAGTGCAACTTGATTTAAGCTCAACATGCTCCACCATTTAAAAACAGCACAGTACCCTTGACCACTATGTTCTACTTTTGACACAGTTGTCTTTTCAAattctggattttcatttaatgtTGACAGTTGAGATCAAATACAGAAGCAATAAActagcttttctttttgccccaaAAACCTGTCAGAAAGTGTATTCAGTGTTGAGGAGTTAGAAAGATTTGTAGGGGTGGCCAAACATGGAGAGCATCAGTGGGGCTGTTTTCTTACAGGCACAGACCAATTCCTgcttattaaatatatttgtataggCAGTGGGATCCAGGTGGCTACTCTTCATTGACTGCAAAGCCCTTTTCCCAAGATGTTATATATTCATGCTTTTCCTGCCTCATTTTCGCCCTTTTTCAAAGGCTATTTATTTACCCTTCGCTGTTTctactgaagcacagagcagcaCAGTTGGGTTTTGTTTGCTTACTTCCTCATCTGTGGAATAACATAATGCACGATGCCAGCAGGCATTTGCACTATTCTAGAAACTGTGGAGTTTTAGCTTACTGACTTTGCCTGCTCATGAAGGTGAGAACGGTGGCTAGATTCTGTAGGgcgaacatttttttttcttttcataaagcAAGCAGGCAAACAGATGAGAAAAAATTATCTGTGTTCCCCCTGAATCCCCTCCCACCAAACTAAAGCATAACAGCGTTAGACAAGCCATTgtctcatccgatgaagtgagctgtagctcacgaaagcttatgctcaaataaatttgttagtctctaaggtgccacaagtcctcctttcctttttgcgaatacaggctaacacggctgctattatgAAACCTATCATATTTTGGCATACCCTGTAGCAATTTCTGGGTTGTGGGCCGAGGATGGAAGAGTTCCACCACACCCGCACCAAACCTGGCCGCTTttagaaagttttcagagtagcagccgtgttaggctgtattcgcaaaaagaacaggaggacttgtggcaccttagagactaacggaCTGATTTGAGCGTAAGCGCTGGTGAGCCACAGCTAGACAGCGTCTCTCACAAAGCCTGCCTCTGCTATGGCCTCACCCTAGCATTTCAGACAGCGCACTGTGAACGTGAGCTGAGTGCGCAGAAAGATACACAGCTAGAAGACAGCAAAGCCATTTACCAACCGGAAAGGCCATTGGTGGTTTCCCAGCCTTAAAGGGTGTCTAAGGGCCGAGCGAAGGCCGGGTTGAAGTTTGGGTCCAGTGTCCGACCTGGGGACCGTGTCAGGGTCAGCCTTTCAGGGAGGTGGAGGAGCGCTCCGACGAGATGGGATGGGAAATACTCAGGTTTGCTTAGGGAAGCGGGGAGGGTCTTGCCAGGCACGGCAAGGAAAGCTTCCAGCGACCCTTCTCCCTGCGCCTCAGGCCCGCTCTCCGCACCCCGCCCGGGCGGGCGCAGTGCCCGGGGTGCCAGGCTAGGGCCGGGCCGGGGCACCCTCCGTGGGGGAAGGATACAGAGTCCTGGTGCTGGACGGTCCGGGTGCAGATGCCGCTGTGCGCCTGCCAGAACCGGACCGTGTGGTCGTAGCCAGCCGTCGCCAGGATCACCGGGTCGCCGCCCACCGTGCCCTGCGCCGCGTTCATGGCCGGCACCTGTGCGGGGGCGGAGCAGAGAGGGCGGTGAGGCCCAGGCCGCCCCCGTCCGGTCCCCCCGGCCCCATCCCGGCCGCACGGGGGCGCAGTCCGGGGACACCTGCCCCGGCCCGGCGCGGGCTCCCCTGCACTGCCGCCGTGGCGTGCCCATCACCGGCGCGTCGAGGCGCCTCCCAGCGTGGGGCGGAAGCTGGGGGAGGCCGCGAGCGCCCCCGTTACCTGCGAGGCCCGGCAGCAGGACCAGGCGTGCGAGAGGACAGCCGCGCCGCGGCGCACGCGCAGAGCGAGCAACGCCCCCCACAGGAGGGAATGCGCACGCGCAGAGTAGCGTCGCTTGTCGGGGAAAGGGGCACGGCGGAGCGATGCGCACGCGCCCTGGCGGTCTCAGCCGCCGCTGGGACTCGGGGGCGCATGCGCAGACTGCAATTGCCTGTCCGTGCCCCAAGGGGGCGGGGCCGCGTGCGGGAGCCAACAGGCCGGGCAGGGGGGAGATGAGAAGTGGGCGCTGCGCTCGAGGAGGGAAGCAGCGCCCAGTCCATGCCTTGCTGGCCCACGTGTCCCCGAGAGGGGGCGCTAGAGAGAGACTCAGGCTCAGTGCGCTGCCCCTGCGGGGCTCCTCCCTGCTTAGGGGGGTTCCCCCGGGGCCGTGCCCGGGgtgccctgcccagagccctggggccctgcccagctgcagctgcgATGCCGCAAAGCTCTGCAGCGGCGCGCCCGGCGCGCCGCCCTGGCATGGCCAGCCCCGTGGGGTGTTCAGAAAGCCAGATGCTGCACGTGAAAATTAGTAATAATAACGCCAGGCTcttccctggggctggagccttcCGGGGTCACATGCTCCCAGCTTTTCTCCACACCCAAAAGGGCTAGAAAGGCCGTTTCCTAAATGGAAGCGCgggttattattaataataattatcgTCATCCCCTTAGCACCTTGGAGCCGTGCACCAGGACCcaactgtgcaaggtgctgtcaGACAGGGAACgaaaagacggtccctgccccaaagtgtttCCAATCTACATGTAAGACAAGAGACTagagatggagacagacagacaaggaaaCAGTAATGGTCAGCATGCAAGGCTGTGGTCTCTTGGCTAGTCACCTGCCTTCTGGAGTTGGGGCTTTCAGAAACGTCCAGATATTTGAAGACTTACGATAAATTTGTGGGAATTGGCAAGTGCCATCTTTGCCACCGCTGGCCCTATGCAGGACAGTGCCTTAGTTCAGATTCAGTCCAGCAGCGGGCAATGGTGCACAGCCAGGTTATCACCACTAGTTCTGCATTCCTGCTGAAGGCCCAAAGCAAAGGGGTGTGTTGCACCTGCTGGCTCCTCACTCTAGGTACTGTTTCCTCAACCCAAaagagctggagggagaggaTCTAGCCAACAAAGGGCACTGGGTCATGCTCGAGCAGCCCTGTTCATTCTGCTGGCCCtggcagaaaatatttttgaagaagaaagaaagaaaagaaaaaaagaactgaaGTGGCACAGCACCCCTCAGAAGCTGGTGCTCAGAGCAACGGCCCTGCTCACCTTCCCCTCCAACTGGCCTTCATGTTAGTTCAACTGAGGGCTTCGTAATGCCTAGAGAACAGAACAAGGGAGTTTTTCCAGACATCAGATGGGACCAGGCTGGTGGTGAATGAGCAAGGACAAGGGCAACAGGGCAACAGCTGAGAGtcaggcaggggagcagccagtggctggtagggatcAGCAATAGCAGCAGGATACagggcagcagccagcacacaggACGTGTGGGACAGCAGCATAGTGCAGAGGAGCTCCGAGGAGACCATGGACAGAAGAACTGGGCTCTGGACAGCCGGGCCTGGAGGCCAGGGCTTGATTGCCTCTGGGAGGGAGATACAGAGTGGAGGGAGTGGCCCAAATATGAAGCATGGGGGAATCCTACAGACAGCTTTATTTGTTCCCCCCTACTGGGCAGCCTCCAAGGGGTTGCATTAGGAAGTGTTGGAAGTAGATCTGTTGTACAAGTGTTGAAGTCCTTGTGTCTAGGGTATTTGCATCTGTTATTTCTTGCAGCCCTATTGAAATATTTGGTGTATTTGAAATGTGTGAGTGTTAATAGGGACCTATCAAGGGTCTGGTGAGCCTTGTGCATGGGGTGCCTAGGACACTTGTGGTACACCAAGCACGGTGACAGACGCTTAGAGGGGACTGGTGCATCACAGCCCCCATCGTGGGGGACACCTGGCAGCGGGGCCCACTACAGGGTGTTCCATAGCCCCGAGATTTTAAGGGAGAAATTAAGTGAAGAGAATGAATCCCGTGACTTAAACCTTCTTGCCACTCTGTTATTTTCTTGTGTCCCTTGGCAGCTGCAATGCTTTTAGTGATTCTTGCTTGTGAGTACTTTTAGCTCAATACAAAGCTGAGCTGCAAGTTCATGAGATGGTGCATAATTTATAGGAAGACTTGGCCTTTCCCCTGCTGGTTCCATTTCCTTTTTGTAGTAGTAGAACATTTCCCCTTCACTGCAGGTGGTGAAATAAAAGCCCATGTTTAACTCTCTCTTAAACACTCGCACGCTTGTATAATGCCTTACCTTCTCTGATCAAAGCCCTTAATTTACCTTGATGGTTTGAATCCAGGCTCGTAAATGTATTAACCCTAGCTGCTTTTCTTGCAGTGCCTTGGCAGATGCTGACTGCACTGATGTGCTTTTAATATTCTCCAataagaagacaggtttcagagtagcagccgtgttagtctgtattcgcaaaaagaaaaggagtacttgtggcaccttagagactaacaaatttatttgagcataagctttcgtgagctacggctcacttcatcggatgcattcggtggaaaatacagtggggagatttatatattttccaccgaatgcatccgatgaagtgagctgtagctcacgaaagcttatgctcaaataaatttgttagtctctaaggtgccacaagtactccttttctttttgccaataagAAGACAGTAAAGGGAGGTTTGTGGGAGAGCTTTCAATCTCTGCATGCTACCGTCATTCATCCAGCAGGGTGAGAGTTCCCCATAAACCTTGTATTGCTCCAGTTCTTTATTTTCCATTGGCACATATGTACTGCTGAAATTTAGGGCATGCTTTAAATGGGAGCAAAGGATAGCACAGGCAGTGTTATGATTAACagctcttttcttttaaatcagaGAGGAGATATTCCAACTTGGGCAAAGCCCAAGGGAAACATTAATTTATCTCGAGGGTGACTTTACTCTATTGAAGGTTTCTTGTTGACTTTAGTGTTTAAAGCGTCTATACAAAACCACAATGATACAGGCAGTACATTAACTGAAAATTAAAACTATATTTGGAAAAATACATTTAGTTAATAACACAAAGGTCAAAGAGGCTTTATGAGAGGTGGGCTAATACTGCCAACACATgtccattttaatatttttaatgatttcatTCTGGCCAGGCTCACGCCCTTTGGGATTTGCTTTCTGCAGATACTCATGTGGTTGAGTTTTATTAGCACAAATGTGTGTGGAAAGCACATTTCAAAATCATTTGTGCAAGGATTGGTAGAAACTACATtttacattcacacacacaagtTTCTGTGCTAGAACAGAGGGAGGAGGGTTCAGTGTTAGGGCATGCTGCTAGCCTTGGACTCAGGAAACCTCAGTTCAATGTTCTTTGCTGCCACAGAtgttctgtgtgaccttgggcaagtcacttagctttcacgtttatttcaatgggagttaagcacctaaataagtttgaggatctgggccttggtctCCCTATGCATCACTCCCCTCTCTGGAAAATGAGCTTTATGTTACTGTTGTGCCCCACAGGGGGTTTGTAAGAGTAAGTACCTTCAAGTTGTGAGATGGTTCGCTACTGGGGGGGCTATATAAAATATCTTAGCTGGAACTGCTTCCATGCTCATCCTATCAAAGAAAAGCAGCATGCAAATTATCTCACTAGTCGCAGCTAACCAGCATAGCTCAAATAGCAAAAAATAATATACGATAAAATAATCATACCAATCCGGACGTAGagtaaaaacaagaaaagaaaaaagtctcttACGTTTGAGGATATTGTGAACTCCTCACAGATACTTCATGCACAGAAAAGGAGGTTAATTCACCATCATATATGTCGTATGTTAAGAATAATTCACTCAGCTCGCAGTATTGCACATATTCATTTATACTGAATTCACAAAATGCTCATAAAAGGGGGAGTTTAATAGTACCAGCTAGGGAGAAAGTTCATGTGGCAATTGTTATGTAAACTTTCCTTACATAGCTCTGCTGATACACTTCAGCCCTGCCCTGCGCACCCTCTACACTCCAGAGAAGAGATTTGTTGATCAGTTCATGGTGAGCACTgcagtggttttgtgatgtgtaGGAACTAGGATTGGACTCAGCCAATGTATTTTCACCTGTGGGGTAG
Above is a window of Dermochelys coriacea isolate rDerCor1 chromosome 10, rDerCor1.pri.v4, whole genome shotgun sequence DNA encoding:
- the MLST8 gene encoding target of rapamycin complex subunit LST8 isoform X2, which produces MNAAQGTVGGDPVILATAGYDHTVRFWQAHSGICTRTVQHQDSQVNALEITPDRSMIAAAGYQHIRMYDLNSNNPNPVINYDGVSKNITSVGFHEDGRWMYTGGEDCMARIWDLRSRNLQCQRIFQVNAPINCVCLHPNQAELIVGDQSGAIHIWDLKTDHNEQLIPEPEVSVNSVHIDPDASYMAAVNSSVGTAGEREYELSLLQRHIRSRPGFAHQHFAAAPVSDVQSSLYRGAGGGQLLCLEFNRWHWRGGNSANPQDQNSSTQPLCPSVQVQP